ACCTATTGCGATGTTCTGCCACATGCATGTTTATGTTCTTTTTACGTATGAAAAGCAAAGCTTGTTTCATCTGTTTATTTGGTACTCCCATGACCCTCTATTACTGTTGCCTTAGTGATCCTCCCAACTGTTTAAATTAACGTTGCCTGTTTTGCAAGAAATTTAGGCTGATAACTTCCCTGGGTGTTATGCAAGAGGGTAAGTGTGTGATAACTTGCATGAAGAGCTTACCTGAGAATGATTTAGAAAACTATGATTCACATCCAGCTAAAGAATAATGTAACATGCCcactctgaggaaaaaaataatccaagaAGAATGTCCATTTAAGGTAAAACATTCAAGCAGTACTGAAAGGTAAATTCTGTCCAGGCCATCCCTGTCCAACCCCTGTCTCCGTGCTGTCACAGCTGCAGGCACTGTCACTCTGGCATTTacaatttctctccttttctaaATGCTGCTCACATAATTATGCAAGATATGCTAATTACCCCCCAATAAAAGGTATGATTACAATTCCACTTTGCCAGTTCTGATTTCTACAGAAAGTCCTGAAAAGATGTAGTCATAGAAACAAATGGTTGCTCAGCACTCCCAGTTTTACTAGAACCACATCTTCCTCGTGCTCTGCTCAAACGGAAGGAAAAAACTTACCCTTCCTTGGATGGTTTCCTGGGGACTGAAAGGCTGGAAAGCCACAGAGCAGCATCACTGGGAACTCTAAACCAGTTTCAATCCTCCTGCTGAGGTTATTTTGGTGAATAACTGGTTTAGGAGGGAGTTTTATACAGCTTGGTCTTGTCTTCAGAGCATCATTTCTAGCAATTTAAAGTTGGTTCCTTGACAGAAGCCGTATCTTCTCCTCCTGCAGAACACTGACCCAGTTTATAATATTACAGAATAACAACTGGACTGCAGTAAAAGCACAATCCTTAACAGCTCCTGGATATGGGCATTTGTTGGGATCAGAATTCAGCTTGGATTGGACTGTCTCAGCCAACTCCTCTCTATTAAGCCAAACCTATGACTATTAATCAGCATAGCCTACAgtcatatataaaaaaatagacTGAAACCTGGATCTAGATGTCTCGTTACTCATTgaagttaatttctttttaatgaataatAGAAAAGCAGTCAGTGAAGTCTTGCTGCCCAAATGGTGGAAAGTTGTAGTACTTTGTTTCTCACACCAGATTTTCTTTTGCAGGATTCCTCATTTTGTGCCATGCAGTTCCAGTCCTGATGCTCCAGATCAGCTAGAAATTGTGCTGTGCAGTTCCAATCCTGATGCTCCAGATCAGCAAACTGCTGACCAAGTGAAGTCTTCAGTGGCTTCTGGACACTGAGTTCTGAGTTTTGAACCTTTAGGAAATGCATTTACCACAGAGGAGGCGGCTACAGAGGAACCGAATCCTTTTCTTGCTTGCCATAGTGTTGGTCCTCTCTTTCTGCCAGCTCCAGTTcagcccctctgcccttccAGCATCACAAAGAGTCCCCCAACCCACAGACCCTGTCAAAGTGACCTCCAGGGACCTCCCCAGCAACAAGACTGCTGTAAGAGGCAATGCCACAGCACCCAAAATAAGGCACTGTATCTATGTGGatcctgagccagctgtgccagtcACTACATCAGTGGGTACAACaccacagcaagaaaatgccAGTGAAAGCTCCCAAGATGAAAAACCACCCTATGAGTCCAAAGGAGAATATCCCCAGGACCTATTCAGTGTGGAAGAACGCAGGCAAGGGTGGGTTGTACTTCACATCTTTGGCATAATGTATGTTTTTGTGGCCTTGGCCATAGTGTGTGATGAGTATTTTGTCCCTGCTTTGGGAGTGATCACTGAGAAGTTGCAGATCTCTGAAGATGTGGCTGGAGCCACCTTCATGGCAGCAGGTGGATCAGCACCGGAACTCTTCACCTCCCTCATAGGTGTCTTCATCTCACACAGCAATGTCGGCATCGGTACCATTGTGGGCTCAGCAGTGTTTAATATCCTCTTTGTTGTTGGCACCTGTGCCCTCTTCTCAAGGGAGATACTCCACCTGACATGGTGGCCCTTATTTAGAGACATCTCATTCTACATTGTAGACTTACTGATGCTCATCCTGTTTTTCCTAGACAGTGTCATTGATTGGTGGGAAAGCCTCCTTTTACTGACTGCCTATGCCACATACGTGTACACCATGAAACAGAACGTGTTCCTAGAGCAATGGGTGAAGCAGGAGCTCAACAAGAAGTCAAATGCTGTGCAGGCAGCATCAGCAGAGCATATGCAGAAGGTTGGTGTCATTAGAGTTCAGAGGGCAAGTTGGAAGTAACTTTTTCTAAGGTAAACCACAAAGAAAAACTGCATCTCCTTCACAAAGCACATATTTGAACCTCAGAATACAGGTACTGGTCAATAATTATGGTTTTAAAATGAGGGAAATGCAAACTAGACAGAGATTCTAAGAGATTggagaactcactaaaagggaGTTCTACTTGTGCAATTACTAAAGGTCTCAGTTGTGGTTGCTTATGTGCTTTCAAAGACGTGTGGAATTTTGCTTACTTGGTTGTTGTAAAGAAATTTCAGAATGAACACTTGCAGGAACACATTCTTGGTCTGGGAATAAGGTTGGACAATTCTGGTAAATAGGGGGGAAAAGGCTTCTGTCCCAGCCTCTTGCAACTGAGAGATGTTGGAGgaaaattctcttttccctttctgaagcCATATGGGTTGCTGGGATGCTGGTGGTATCACTCATTACCTgatcagcagcacagagaggcaTCTGGCAGCCTTTAGCAACCACTGCCAGCTCTCCTGGGCAGCATTTGGCAATCAGATTGAAGTGCCCAAACCCAATTCCATGCCACCAGATTTCAAACTGTCCCCTGGCATTGCATGCTATGCTAGTTGGATGTGTCCCTGGCCCTCAAGCTTGCTTTGCCTTCTGATCCTGGCACTCCACATCAtttaaggaaaggaaggaagcagaTGAGGAAAGTGAGGATAGTTGAAGTGGTGCAGAATCAAGAAACTACTTCTCTTTCCTGCTTCTGGTTTGTTGTTCAGCCAGTGCTCATGGCTGGGAGTCCTGAAAGCTCCTGTGTTACATTCCAGTGGGATACATGTGCAAGAATATGGCAGTGACACACTCACATCACTGTGGACATCACCAAGCATCACAAATTGAATCCAGCCCTGCACTTGAAGTTTACAGAGAACTCTTATTAACATTTAGTAGCATGACAGAGAGCTGCTGAACCTATCCCTTGGGAAAATTAAATCACAGAAATTATAAGTGATGGAAAGTAATGCTAATTACTGTAAAAAATCCCCCTTTGCACCTTCACTCTGCTGGAAAATGAGTAAGGATACAGATGTTTGGGGATGAAgtctgggtctgtctgtagctACAGGAATCAGTTGTGACTCTGCCCCCAGGTGCCCGCATCCTCACTGGGGAGCTGTAGGTAgaattctgtttttctcagaaGCCAATGGTTTTAAGGAGGCCCATGGCTTTGGCTCTTTCGGTAGCATCCATGGGCATTTGTGTCAGCTGTCCCCCTTCCTCACAGGCAGCAGCCTGAAGGATCATTAGATCCTGAAGCAGCAGAGGTGATTGGTCATTTCTGTTCTTCGTTGCTTGCAGACAAGCACTGGGGCAGTTGCAGATGATGGAACAATGAAGCCAACAGAtgtgaggaagctgcaggtAGGTCTAAGCAACTTTACAGGGATCTGAAGTCATTGTATTTTGAACCTCTCCCCATGTCAGGTCATGAGTAAAGGTGTCAACTCCTGTGTCAAGAAACCTGGACCAAAGCCTGTATCATATCAGGCACAACGGTCACAGTTTGCTTAAGAGGACACCTGGCTGAGGCCTGTCCTTAAAGgaattttcataaaatttaGGAGACAGCTCAGGCTTCCCGGGTGGATTTAACTAGAAGAGTGCTGTTCATTCTCTGCTATAAACAGGCatacagaaattcagaaagtgAGTCTTCTTACCTGGTTTCGTGGCCAAATTTCCTCCTGGGCTCTCATAGCAGAGGCTGGCAGGATCCTCATAGCAAACACTGAACAGCtcattcctctgctgctgttgaaTTGCTGCCCTATGGCCTGGAGAGGCCCTGTCTGATGTAGTGGACAAGGAAGCTGGAATTGACTGGCTTTGTGCCTtcccacagcctgggccagcCTTGCAGCGGGGCAGCAGCTCGGCCTCCCTGCATAACTCTCAGATGCGCGGCACCATCTTCCAGCTCATGATCTACACCCTGGACCCCCTGGCAGAAGGTGAGTGGATGTTCCACACCAGAGGGCCTTGGGTTCACAGCCCTGAGTGGTTTAACTGGGAATACAATCAGTATTTTAGGGTCAGCAACTCACCCTTGGTATGCAGCTGAGCATCACAGATAGTGTCTGGTGAGGGGAGCTCTATGGCGGTGGGATGTGTCCCTTCTGATTGTGTGGCTGGCAAGGACAAACACTTCATGTTTTGGTCCTGCCATATCTACTTTTCCTGTGCCAAGCTAGTTACTGCTatggtggcagctgctgctgctggggtccCTGAAAGTGGTGACAGTCAGTCCTGTCTCTCATCTCTGCTGTCTCTCCGACTGCAGGGTCGTCAAACGTTGAGTTACAGGCTTCCTCTGTTCCGCAGCATGTCCCATCTTCCTCTTCTTAGCTCAGACCTAATCCCAGCCTTGAAACATCAGCAGAAAAAGAGGTTAAAACCCTTGAAGAATTGTCTTTTTGAAATAGTTAAAATCCCAGCTGAGATTCTAATCATGATGGTGAGGCCAATTCTATGTGATTCAGACCGACACCTCTAAAAGCCCACCTGCACTGCTATGGTATCATCACTACCATGGCAAAGCATGCCCACAGCACTGTGCAGGCAGTgggcagctccccagggccagggagggaCCAGCTCAGGTCCAAGACCTCTTTTAAACTGCTCAGGGTGCAAAGAAGCCTCATCTCCAGACAGACCAGGGTCTTTGTACACAGCCTTTTAACAGACTGCTTTATATTAACTTTAATCCAATCACACCATGGAGGTTCCTTTTCCAAGAAATAGagaagcacattaaaaaaagacatttttaaggttttctttCCTAGCTCAGCACATGCCCCACCCCTCCACTGCCCTACTTGTTCTAAAGAGATTATCTGCTGCCCATTCAAAGAGAGATTGAAGCTAAGCAGATCAACACCTCTAGTGTCCCTCACAGAGGTTACAAAGAGGACTCTCCAGATCAGAATCCCAGCTGCACAAACTGATCGAGGGAAGAAAGGAGGTTGGATGAGGACAGCAAAGCAGATCAGTGGCTGCTTTGACAGATTCCAGTGAAGGCACCCAATGTGTTACGAACAGTAGCCTAACAAGAGCCAGACGCATCAGGGTTTGCTCCTTGCCTCCTGTGCCCCCGAAAGGTTGTATCAACAGCACCAGGATAGACCCAAAACCTTCCAAGAGGATATGCCATTGCCTTGAGCATCAGGAAGTGCCAGAATTGAGGGGCTGATGCCACTTAGAGACCTCCCAGCACCTTCTCATCCTTCCCACACCTCTAAATGTCCCTGTGCAGTATCTCCCCACCCCAGGCCACCACAAGCTTGGCTTTCTGGTCCAGGCTGGTGCCCTGGTGGAAACCCTGGGGTCTGTCAGCAGGAGAGTTGTGGGGGGCTGAGTTTGGCAGCCCAGGCGAAGGAAAGCCCCAGCCAGTTCAGCCCAGAATAGGCTGCTGGGAGTTTCCGTGCAGTTGTGAGTCACTGTCCTTGCTAACGAGGCTGTTGTTCCCAGGCCTTGTGAATACTGAGTAAACAGGTCTGGGGGACCAGCTTGGATCTTCTCTCAGAGACCTTCCCTACCCAttacatagaatcacagaatcatttaggttggaaaagacctttatgACCATCAagtccagcactgccaaggccacatgtccccaagtgccccaTCTACACATCCTTTAAATCTCTCTGGGGTTGGTgactccctgtgccagggcttgagAACCCTTTGGGTgtagaaatttttcctgatatccagcctaagcCTCTGCCGGCGGCCCGGCAGGGTGTGAGTTCCTGTGTGCGCGGCAGCCACTAGATGGGAGTGTGGCCGTGTGTATTTGGGTCTGATACCGCAGGGACTGTGCCGGGATGGGCACAGCCTCTCCAGAAGGTTTTTATTTCCTAGACCCTTTACTTTACTAACGCCACTGAGTTAATGGCAAAACCTCTGTCCCACGTACGTGCCTGCTCCACTCAAGACTGTGAGAACAGAGACAGCGCCTTATAAAATATAACAATAAAATTACTGTATTACAACAGCTCAGCACTCAAAATCAAGGAGCCAGTGTGTCTTGCAGGAGATACTCCTGACCCTGATAAATTCCtacctgaagaaaagaaagtctggagaaaaggaatttaTGCATGGACTAAAAAACCTAAGTGCCTTGAGGAGCTTGGCCAAAGAGATGAAATGACATCCTGAGGATGGCTCTGAAAAAGGATTTGAACTTGCCAAGGCATATCAGGATTTGTGTTCTGATATGTTAATAGTTCCCTATTatgttatatattatatatgtgtTAACATATTATATATGTGTtaacagctctgcagccctgtgggACCCTGGGGACAGCTATGCCTGGTTCCCATGGATCACCAATACAGTCCCTCCCtttgctgtgtgtgcagcactgTCTGTACCAGGCACATTTCTGTAATTAGGCTGCCACATAAAAGATGATCCCAAAGCAATTTATCTTTCCTCAAGGGCCCTTGTTCCTTCTTGCCAAGGCCTGTAGCATCAGCACTTAGAGGCTGTGGTAATGAACACTCGACAGAAGGAAAAGGTTGCCAGCAGTTGCTCAGCAGTTCCTCACTGAACCTACTGCAATTAGGATTCTGTAGggtttccttctctctgctgcCCTCGCTTTTTATTTAGGCAGCACGGAAGTGGTTTCAGGGCAGCAAGGTACGAAACATAGAAAAGCTGGGCCTCCAAAACCAAATTTCAGGGGCAGAGGTCTTGGAAATACAGAATAAGTCTGAAACACAAACTTGCAACACCCCTTGTGTGAAACAAAATTTCTCAGTTGAAGAGTGGTTTGAGTTCagaatgtgtttttttcctttttgtgttaGGAAGGTATCATTACTTAAGTCTTTTTCTCTGTCTCCAGGGAGACTACATGTTTACTTTAGAAATTCCAATATTCACATTTCATCCTGAATTATATTTTTGACAGAACTTTTTACTTTCaatgtgcctttttttaaattaggaatTTCTAgcaagttttttgttttgtccttttccccactttctGTGAAAGTGAGTAGAAGAAGAGCATGAGATCTTTTCAAGATCATCCCATTACACACCAGAGGGAACTGCTGGGGAATTAAAGGGAGCGAGGATTTTGGAAATGCTCAGGAACCCTCTCATTTCTGAACCTCTAGCCTTACCATCAGACTCTTCAAACTCTagtcacacagagaaaaaggcagaaaccTACATTTCTTTTTGAATGAAGCAAAAGGCTCCAGCAGAGAGGTTCTCAGAGCTGCCTGCCCTCACTATGCCCCAGTTAACAAGGTAATGATTTTGGAAATTAGACCAGAGCATTGGGCACTGTTGCAGGCCGGACAAGGCTGAAGGCAGCTACAGCTTCTCCTTGCTTCATTAGCATTCCATCATTTGTTGTAAGAGAATCATGATACAAAGGGGCAAAAGGAATTGAAAGacctttattttatatttccacTTTTAGACAGCAGAATCTCCAAATCCTTCAGGTTCATGCCaaattgtaaagaaaaaatcctcCCTGCTGATTGTGTTGTGAATCTTGTTGGATTGAATACTAGTGCCAAAGAGTGAATTAAATGTAAGAGCCAAATTCAAGGTAGAAGCTCAGCTGCTACCTGAAGTCCATCCTGGATGCTGTCAATTCACAGAACAAGAATTCTCCTGGAGAACATCTCAGGGCCACCGGACACAGACATGCCCTGTGTCATGCGTTCTCCGCCCAGGGGACAGAGTTGCCAGCAGTGAATGCCCCAGGGGACTGAGAGGGACATTGCCCTGCACAGCTAATCCAGAACAGAATGGACTGAGCTCACGGACATCCTTCCTCCCCATGCTGACATGCAGATCTGGCCAGCTTAGAGCCAGTTCTGCCTCCAGTCTCAGTCCCTCCTGCAGGAATTGTGTGTCAAAGGAATTAACACCCTTTTAAATGAGGCTGATCTCATGAGAACTGGACAGTGGCCTGGGCCTAATCTGTTTATCCTGACAGAGAGATGCTCCCAGGTTCCACTTGGCACTCCCAGCCTGTGGCCTGGCTGAGGGCAGCGAGCCAGCAGCTTAAATTTCCATAATCTCAGCCTGAGCCTGACTGCCCTGACCCTGCTGACAGGAGCTTTTGCAGCAGCTTCTGGGAAAAGTCAAACAGAAGGATGCATTGCCCACTGCTTAGAGGAGACTGGGAGCAAAAGGTCGCCCCTGCACTGAGGGATGTGCTTGTGCACAAGCACAGGGAGAAGGAAGTGAAACACTTCACATCCCCTCCAGTGAACTTCAGTTGACAAGGAGGATGGAACAGTCCGGCTCTTGAGTCCCAGCCAGCCTTTCAAAGGAGAATAA
The window above is part of the Corvus hawaiiensis isolate bCorHaw1 chromosome 13, bCorHaw1.pri.cur, whole genome shotgun sequence genome. Proteins encoded here:
- the SLC24A1 gene encoding sodium/potassium/calcium exchanger 1 isoform X1; protein product: MHLPQRRRLQRNRILFLLAIVLVLSFCQLQFSPSALPASQRVPQPTDPVKVTSRDLPSNKTAVRGNATAPKIRHCIYVDPEPAVPVTTSVGTTPQQENASESSQDEKPPYESKGEYPQDLFSVEERRQGWVVLHIFGIMYVFVALAIVCDEYFVPALGVITEKLQISEDVAGATFMAAGGSAPELFTSLIGVFISHSNVGIGTIVGSAVFNILFVVGTCALFSREILHLTWWPLFRDISFYIVDLLMLILFFLDSVIDWWESLLLLTAYATYVYTMKQNVFLEQWVKQELNKKSNAVQAASAEHMQKTSTGAVADDGTMKPTDVRKLQPGPALQRGSSSASLHNSQMRGTIFQLMIYTLDPLAEAKFKDRVDILRNMAKAETLEGQGSQPEEEKKAPSTVQVTPASDSEPSKDTQKADVPQDGQPPSSSDTSDSSSESQEDSDGDSTEGDENDEPLSLDWPESRKKQAIYLFLFPIVFPLWSTLPDVRNSESKKFFVITFFGSILWIAAFSYLMVWWAHQVGETIGISEEIMGLTILAAGTSIPDLITSVIVARKGLGDMAVSSSVGSNIFDITVGLPVPWFLFSIFNGLSPVAVSSNGLFCAIVLLFLMLLFVIISISLCKWKMNKLLGLTMFALYFVFLIISVMLEDKIISCPVSV
- the SLC24A1 gene encoding sodium/potassium/calcium exchanger 1 isoform X2; the protein is MHLPQRRRLQRNRILFLLAIVLVLSFCQLQFSPSALPASQRVPQPTDPVKVTSRDLPSNKTAVRGNATAPKIRHCIYVDPEPAVPVTTSVGTTPQQENASESSQDEKPPYESKGEYPQDLFSVEERRQGWVVLHIFGIMYVFVALAIVCDEYFVPALGVITEKLQISEDVAGATFMAAGGSAPELFTSLIGVFISHSNVGIGTIVGSAVFNILFVVGTCALFSREILHLTWWPLFRDISFYIVDLLMLILFFLDSVIDWWESLLLLTAYATYVYTMKQNVFLEQWVKQELNKKSNAVQAASAEHMQKTSTGAVADDGTMKPTDVRKLQPGPALQRGSSSASLHNSQMRGTIFQLMIYTLDPLAEEEEKKAPSTVQVTPASDSEPSKDTQKADVPQDGQPPSSSDTSDSSSESQEDSDGDSTEGDENDEPLSLDWPESRKKQAIYLFLFPIVFPLWSTLPDVRNSESKKFFVITFFGSILWIAAFSYLMVWWAHQVGETIGISEEIMGLTILAAGTSIPDLITSVIVARKGLGDMAVSSSVGSNIFDITVGLPVPWFLFSIFNGLSPVAVSSNGLFCAIVLLFLMLLFVIISISLCKWKMNKLLGLTMFALYFVFLIISVMLEDKIISCPVSV